The following proteins are encoded in a genomic region of Oryza brachyantha chromosome 11, ObraRS2, whole genome shotgun sequence:
- the LOC121055799 gene encoding polyol transporter 5-like produces MASGGAEVSDLAAEAPLLVAKPGEPPRRNTFAFICATLASMTTILMGYNLALMSGAELFIREDLGLADEQVEVLSGSMNVFMLVSILTAGWVADHAGRRATLVLANALLMAGALAMSLGGSYAALMAARFVTSVGTGFAAVVAPVYAVEISPASSRGVLSSLPEIFINAGILLSYVANYAFAGLPLHLGWRVMFAVGVVPPVFLAAGVLAMPESPRWLAMRGRDADARTVLARTSGTAAEADLRLEEITQAVAAQGEVTGGVWRQLLVRPSPTVRRILTNVLSLHFFQQASGIDVIVLYSPLVFKQAGMASNAAVLAATVAVGVVKTCFILVATLFSDRVGRRPLLLSSAAGIAVALASLALTLCVGAPSSARAAACVASALAYVAAFSVGLGPLAPSYGNEIMPLRLRAQGASLGTAVNRVTCGVLSMTFISVAGGITMAGCFFLYAGAMVAAWVFVYVRLPETRGRSLEDMDVLFAK; encoded by the exons ATGGCGAGCGGTGGTGCCGAGGTGTCCGAcctggcggcggaggcgccgctcctcgtcgcgaagcccggcgagccgccgcgccggaaCACGTTCGCGTTCATCTGCGCCACGCTCGCCTCCATGACCACCATCCTCATGGGCTACA ATCTCGCCCTGATGAGCGGAGCGGAGCTGTTCATCCGGGAGGACCTGGGGCTCGCCGACGAGCAGGTGGAGGTGCTGTCCGGCTCGATGAACGTGTTCATGCTCGTGTCCATACTCACCGCCGGCTGGGTGGCGGaccacgccggccgccgcgccacgcTCGTGCTCGCCAACGCGCTGCTCATGGCCGGCGCGCTCGCCATGTCGCTGGGCGGCAGCTACGCCGCGCTCATGGCTGCGCGCTTCGTCACCAGCGTCGGGACCgggttcgccgccgtcgtcgctccgGTATACGCCGTCGAGATCTCCCCGGCGTCCTCGCGCGGGGTGCTGTCCTCCCTGCCGGAGATATTCATCAACGCCGGGATCCTGCTCAGCTACGTCGCCAACTACGCCTTCGCCGGCCTGCCGCTGCACCTCGGCTGGCGCGTCATGTTCGCCGTTGGCGTCGTGCCGCCTGTGTTCCTCGCGGCCGGCGTGCTCGCCATGCCGGAGTCGCCCCGGTGGCTCGCCATGCGCGGGCGCGACGCCGACGCTCGCACCGTGCTCGCGCGCACCTCCGGCACGGCTGCCGAGGCGGACCTCCGCCTCGAGGAGATCACGCAGGCCGTCGCGGCCCAGGGCGAGGTGACCGGCGGCGTGTGGAGGCAGCTGCTCGtccggccgtcgccgacggTGCGGCGTATCCTCACCAACGTCCTATCCCTCCACTTCTTCCAGCAAGCGTCCGGCATCGACGTGATCGTACTCTACAGCCCGCTGGTGTTCAAGCAGGCCGGCATGGCGTCGAACGCCGCCGTGCTGGCAGCCACCGtggccgtcggcgtcgtcaAGACGTGCTTCATCCTCGTCGCGACGCTCTTCTCCGACCGCGTCGGCCGGCGCCCGCTGCTGCTGTCCAGCGCGGCGGGCATCGCCGTGGCGCTGGCCTCTCTGGCGCTCACCCTTTGCGTCGGCGCGCCGTcctcggcgcgggcggcggcgtgcgtggCGTCGGCGCTGGCGTACGTGGCGGCGTTCTCGGTGGGGCTCGGCCCGCTGGCGCCGTCGTACGGCAACGAGATCATGCCGCTGCGGCTGCGGGCGCAGGGCGCGAGCCTCGGCACGGCGGTGAACCGGGTGACGTGCGGCGTGCTGAGCATGACGTTCATctcggtcgccggcggcatcACCATGGCCGGGTGCTTCTTCCTGTACGCCGGCGCGATGGTGGCCGCGTGGGTGTTCGTATACGTGCGGCTGCCGGAGACGAGGGGCCGGAGCCTGGAGGACATGGACGTGCTCTTCGCCAAGTGA
- the LOC102701872 gene encoding polyol transporter 5-like — MATGEAAAAPLLSSSGEKPRRRNMYAFGCATLASMTTVLMGYNLAVMSGAQLFIREDLGLSDAEIEVLTGSMNVFMLASILAAGWTADVLGRRGTIVLANAFLVAGALAMSLGGSYAALMAARFVTSIGVGFARVVAPVYNAEISPASTRGVLTSLLDMFVNVGILLSYVSNYAFAGLPVHLGWRVMFGVGAAPPVLLAAGVLAMPESPRWLAMRGRHADARAVLVRTSDSAAEAELRLEEIKRAVAAPHDGSGGVWRELIIRPTAMVRRILACVIGLQFFQQASGIDAIVLYSPLVFKKVGMASNAAVLGATIAVGVVKTCFILVATLFSDRLGRRPLLLASTGGMAVTLTSLALTLCCVASSSPSPPTASAAACVASVMAFVAAFSVGLGPTTATYTSEIMPLRLRAQGASLGIAVNRLACGAVTMTFISLADGITMAGCFFLYAGVAAVACVFVYVWLPETRGRSLEDMDALFSK; from the exons ATGGCCACCggcgaagccgccgccgccccgctcctcTCGTCGTCCGGCGAAAAGCCCCGGCGCCGCAACATGTACGCCTTCGGCTGCGCCACGCTCGCCTCCATGACCACCGTCCTCATGGGCTACA ATCTCGCGGTGATGAGCGGCGCGCAGCTGTTCATCCGGGAGGACCTGGGGCTGAGCGACGCCGAGATCGAGGTGCTGACGGGGTCGATGAACGTGTTCATGCTGGCGTcgatcctcgccgccggctggaCGGCCGACGTGCTTGGCCGCCGCGGCACGATCGTGCTGGCGAACGCGTTCCTCGTGGCCGGCGCGCTCGCCATGTCGCTCGGCGGCAGCTACGCCGCGCTCATGGCGGCGCGCTTCGTCACCAGCATCGGCGTCGGGTTCGCGCGCGTGGTCGCGCCCGTGTACAACGCCGAGATCTCGCCGGCGTCCACCCGCGGCGTCCTGACCTCGTTGCTCGAT ATGTTCGTCAACGTTGGCATCCTCCTCAGCTACGTGTCGAACTACGCCTTTGCCGGCCTGCCGGTGCACCTCGGCTGGCGCGTCATGttcggcgtcggcgcggccCCCCCcgtgctgctcgccgccggggtGCTCGCCATGCCGGAGTCGCCGCGCTGGCTCGCCATGCGCGGTCGCCACGCCGACGCGCGAGCCGTGCTCGTGCGCACCTCTgactccgccgccgaggccgagcTCCGCCTCGAGGAGATCAAGcgggccgtcgccgcgcctcACGATGGTAGCGGTGGCGTGTGGAGGGAGCTGATCATTCGGCCGACGGCCATGGTCCGGCGGATCCTCGCATGCGTCATCGGGTTACAGTTCTTCCAGCAAGCGTCGGGCATCGATGCCATCGTGCTATACAGCCCACTGGTGTTCAAGAAGGTCGGCATGGCGTCGAACGCCGCCGTGCTGGGCGCCAccatcgccgtcggcgtcgtcaAGACGTGCTTCATCCTCGTCGCCACGCTCTTCTCCgaccgcctcggccgccgcccacTCTTGCTTGCCAGCACCGGCGGCATGGCCGTGACGCTGACCTCACTGGCGCTGACTCTCTGCTGCGTGGCGTCATCGTCACCGTCACCGCCCACGGCGAGCGCCGCGGCCTGCGTCGCGTCGGTCATGGCGTTCGTCGCGGCGTTCTCCGTCGGGCTcgggccgacgacggcgacgtacACCTCGGAGATCATGCCGCTGCGGCTGCGGGCGCAGGGCGCCAGCCTGGGCATCGCCGTGAACCGGCTGGCGTGTGGCGCCGTCACCATGACGTTCATATCGCTCGCTGACGGGATCACCATGGCAGGCTGCTTCTTCCTCTACGCCGGCGTGGCGGCCGTCGCCTGCGTGTTCGTCTACGTGTGGCTGCCGGAGACGAGGGGTCGAAGCTTGGAGGACATGGACGCGCTCTTCTCCAAGTGA
- the LOC102702144 gene encoding polyol transporter 5-like has translation MAHGGDAAAPLLASSAKPPGGDEPRRNMYAFGCATLASMTTVLMGYNLALMSGAQLFIREDIGLTDAQIEVLAGSMNVYMLVSILAAGWAADLLGRRGTLVLANAFLMAGALAMSLGASYAALMAERFVTSIGVGFSLVVAPVYNAEISPASARGVLSSLLDMFVNIGILLSYVSNYALAGLPVHVGWRVMYGIGVLPPVFLAAGVLAMPESPRWLAMRGRYADARAVLVRTSDTVAEAELRLEEIKQAVEAPQEEAGVGVWQELLLRPSAMVRRIVTCVVGLPFFQQASGIDAIVLYSPLVFKKAGMASNSAVLGATVAVGLVKTCFILVATLFSDRLGRRPLLLASTGGVAVTLTSLALTLCTTPPSAASAAACVASVMAFVAAFSVGLGPMTGTYAAEIMPLRLRAQGTSLGMAVNRLTCGVVSMTFISLADGITMPGCFFLYAGVAAAACVFVYVRLPETRGRSLEDMDVLFAK, from the exons atggcgcacggcggcgatgcCGCGGCTCCACTCCTCGCCTCATCGGCCAAGCCGCCCGGCGGCGATGAGCCCCGCCGGAACATGTACGCCTTCGGCTGCGCCACGCTCGCCTCCATGACCACCGTCCTCATGGGCTACA ATCTCGCGCTGATGAGCGGCGCGCAGCTGTTCATCCGGGAGGACATCGGGCTCACCGACGCACAGATCGAGGTGCTCGCCGGGTCGATGAACGTGTACATGCTGGTAtccatcctcgccgccggctgggCTGCCGACCTgctcggccgccgcggcaCGCTCGTGCTGGCGAACGCGTTCCTCATGGCCGGCGCGCTCGCCATGTCGCTCGGCGCGAGCTACGCCGCGCTCATGGCGGAGCGCTTTGTCACCAGCATCGGCGTCGGGTTTtcgctcgtcgtcgcgccggtGTACAACGCCGAGATCTCGCCGGCGTCCGCCCGCGGCGTCCTGTCCTCCCTCCTCGAT ATGTTCGTCAACATCGGCATCCTGCTCAGCTACGTGTCGAACTACGCACTGGCCGGCTTGCCGGTGCACGTCGGCTGGCGCGTCATGTACGGCATCGGCGTGCTCCCGCCGGTGTTCCTCGCCGCAGGTGTGCTCGCCATGCCGGAGTCGCCGCGCTGGCTGGCCATGCGCGGGCGCTATGCCGACGCGCGTGCGGTGCTCGTGCGCACCTCGGATACCGTCGCGGAGGCCGAGCTCCGCCTCGAGGAGATCAAGCAGGCCGTCGAGGCGCCgcaggaggaggccggcgtcggcgtgtggcaggagctcctcctccggccgtcGGCGATGGTCCGGCGCATCGTCACCTGCGTGGTGGGGCTGCCCTTCTTCCAGCAGGCGTCCGGCATCGACGCCATCGTGCTCTACAGCCCGCTAGTGTTCAAGAAAGCCGGGATGGCGTCGAACAGCGCCGTCCTgggcgccaccgtcgccgtcgggctcGTCAAGACGTGCTTCATCCTCGTCGCCACGCTCTTCTCCgaccgcctcggccgccgcccgctctTGCTCGCCAGCACCGGCGGCGTGGCCGTGACGCTGACCTCGCTCGCCCTCACGCTCTgcaccacgccgccgtcggccgcgagcgccgccgcgtgcgTCGCGTCCGTGATGGCGTTCGTCGCGGCGTTCTCCGTCGGGCTCGGGCCAATGACGGGGACCTACGCTGCGGAGATCATGCCGCTGCGGCTGCGCGCGCAGGGGACGAGCCTGGGCATGGCCGTGAACCGGCTGACGTGCGGAGTGGTGAGCATGACGTTTATATCGCTCGCCGACGGGATCACCATGCCCGGATGTTTCTTCCTGTACGCCGGCGTGGCGGCCGCCGCATGCGTGTTCGTCTACGTGCGGCTGCCGGAGACGAGGGGCCGGAGCTTGGAGGACATGGACGTGCTCTTCGCCAAGTGA
- the LOC121055689 gene encoding putative F-box/LRR-repeat protein 23 — MDAPPAPGTTRDWSELPADALSVVFAKVSAVDVLAGAGLVCRSWLDAAKMPDLWRSVDMDDAVEFLHRGDQDRDVLVLRAMAKVAVDRSGGRLEVFKGKRFVSDALLEYIVDRSPGLKVISISCFYDDISWLSLEMLAAMARKCPLLEEIDCGGGVVVYPSGLRGHLLHALAGLRQLRRLTLRGIGFDSSKDELMAIVDGCPYLELLDLSCCWFLFHVDDALLAKCARIRTLKLPPSYSDDDDVYCYDEPSVYRDADLFDCYYNSD; from the exons ATGGAtgccccgccggcgccgggcacGACGAGGGACTGGTCGGAGCTGCCGGCGGACGCGCTGTCCGTGGTGTTTGCTAAGGTCAGCGCCGTCGAtgtgctcgccggcgcgggccTCGTGTGCCGCTCGTGGCTCGACGCGGCGAAGATGCCCGACCTGTGGCGATCCGTGGACATGGATGACGCGGTCGAGTTCCTCCACCGTGGAGATCAGGATAGGGACGTCCTGGTCCTGCGCGCCATGGCGAAGGTCGCCGTCGACCGCTCCGGCGGGCGGCTCGAGGTTTTCAAGGGGAAGCGTTTTGTTAGCGATGCGCTGCTCGAGTATATTGTGGACAG GTCACCCGGTCTGAAGGTTATCTCCATTTCGTGCTTCTATGACGACATTTCTTGGCTTTCCCTTGAAATGCTCGCAGCTATGGCAAGAAAGTGTCCTCTGCTGGAGGAAAtcgactgcggcggcggcgtcgtcgtgtATCCCTCAGGCCTGCGTGGACATTTGCTCCATGCGCTCGCGGGGTTGCGACAGCTGCGGCGCCTCACTCTTCGGGGCATCGGCTTCGACAGCAGTAAAGATGAACTGATGGCCATCGTTGATGGTTGCCCTTACCTGGAGCTTCTTGATTTAAGCTGCTGCTGGTTTCTGTTTCATGTCGACGACGCCCTGCTTGCCAAGTGCGCTAGAATCAGGACGCTCAAGCTACCACCCTCCTattctgatgatgatgatgtttaTTGTTATGACGAACCATCCGTCTATCGTGATGCCGATCTGTTTGATTGCTACTACAACTCTGATTGA
- the LOC102701593 gene encoding splicing factor U2af large subunit A isoform X2, whose amino-acid sequence MAEYEEQRHEGNGNGDSAAAVYPAPEGSPPAAANAKPTGFSDSADGGRSQHEAQPLDGRSSKSRERDREREKDKDRERDRDRGRDRRDRDRGVKDRDRDRHRDHRDRSERREHRDRERSDDRDRRWGHDSERRRDRDGHRRHRSRSRSPSKGHDRRSRSRSRSRSKSKRVSGFDQGPSQQAISTLAAGAAPGQLPVVPPVIPGMLPNMFNLTQPQFTPLVIQPQAMTQQATRHARRVYVGGLPPTANEHTVAVFFNQVMAAIGGNTSGPGDAVLNVYINHDKKFAFVEMRSVEEASNAMSLDGIMFEGAPVKVRRPTDYNPSLAAALGPSQPNPNLKLAAVGLTPGSSGGLEGPDRIFVGGLPYYFTEAQVRELLESFGPLRGFDLVKDRETGNSKGYAFCVYQDLNVTDIACAALNGIKMGDKTLTVRRANQGASQPRPEQESMLLHAQQQVQMQKLMYQVGGGALPTKVVCLTQVVSADELRDDEEYEDIVQDMKEEASRYGNLVKVVIPRPDPSGAPVAGVGRVFLEFADVESSSNAKNGMHGRKFANNQVVAVFYSETKFAEGQHDE is encoded by the exons ATGGCGGAGTACGAGGAGCAGCGCCACGAGGGTAACGGGAACGGCGACTCGGCGGCCGCCGTGTACCCTGCGCCCGAGGGgtccccgcccgccgccgccaacgccaAGCCCACCGGCTTCTCCGACAGCGCCGACGGGGGTCGATCTCAG CACGAGGCACAGCCACTCGATGGCAGGTCCTCAAAGTCTAGAGAGAGGGACAGAGAACGTGAGAAGGACAAAGACAGGGAACGAGACAGAGACCGCGGTAGAGACCGGAGGGACCGTGATCGTGGTGTCAAGGACAGGGACCGTGATCGCCACAGGGATCATCGTGATAGAAGTGAAAGAAGGGAGCACCGTGATCGTGAACGTTCTGATGATCGTGATCGACGCTGGGGCCATGATTCTGAAAG GAGAAGAGACCGTGATGGTCACCGCAGGCATCGCTCTCGGTCCCGCTCTCCTTCAAAGGGTCATGACCGTAGATCTAGGTCTCGTTCACGCTCTCGTTCAAAGAG CAAGCGCGTGAGTGGATTTGACCAGGGACCATCACAGCAAGCCATTTCTACACTTGCTGCTGGTGCAGCCCCAG GTCAGTTACCTGTTGTGCCCCCTGTTATTCCTGGGATGCTTCCAAACATGTTCAATTTGACTCAACCCCAG TTCACTCCACTTGTTATTCAACCACAAGCTATGACCCAACAGGCTACTCGACATGCTAGGCGTGTTTATGTTGGTGGACTTCCTCCCACTGCTAATGAGCAT ACTGTTGCTGTATTCTTCAATCAAGTTATGGCTGCTATTGGTGGTAATACATCTGGTCCAGGTGATGCTGTTCTTAATGTCTAcataaaccatgataagaaaTTTGCATTTGTGGAGATGAGGTCTGTAGAGGAAGCAAGCAATGCCATGTCCTTGGATGGTATAATGTTTGAGGGAGCACCTGTGAAGGTTAGAAGGCCAACAGACTATAATCCTTCCCTAGCAGCTGCATTGGGCCCAAGCCAGCCAAACCCTAACCTCAAGCTTGCTGCTGTTGGCTTAACCCCTGGCTCATCTGGAGGTTTAGAGGGTCCTGACCGCATTTTTGTGGGCGGGCTCCCCTATTACTTCACAGAAGCTCAAGTTAGGGAATTGCTTGAATCCTTTGGACCACTGCGCGGTTTTGATCTTGTAAAGGACAGAGAAACTGGTAACTCGAAGGGTTATGCCTTCTGTGTATACCAGGATCTCAATGTCACGGACATTGCCTGTGCTGCTCTTAATGGTATCAAGATGGGAGACAAGACCCTCACTGTTAGACGAGCAAACCAAGGTGCTTCTCAACCTAGGCCAGAGCAAGAGAGCATGCTACTACATGCACAGCAACAGGTCCAAATGCAG AAACTCATGTACCAAGTTGGAGGAGGAGCCCTACCTACAAAGGTTGTATGCCTTACTCAAGTGGTTTCAGCAGATGAACTGAGGGATGATGAGGAATATGAGGACATTGTGCAAGACATGAAGGAAGAAGCGTCCAGATATG GTAACTTGGTGAAAGTTGTGATCCCGCGACCTGATCCCAGTGGTGCTCCTGTTGCTGGAGTTGGCAGG GTGTTTTTGGAATTTGCAGATGTAGAGAGCTCGTCCAACGCGAAGAACGGGATGCACGGGAGGAAGTTTGCCAACAACCAGGTGGTGGCTGTGTTCTACTCCGAGACCAAGTTTGCTGAAGGGCAACATGATGAATGA
- the LOC107305248 gene encoding uncharacterized protein LOC107305248, with the protein MHACRRARFLLYKSRSPRPESHHALTPPPPCVAPTAASPPPPPLSLRRDLRRSDHATREMTTSRRLADRKTAKFQKNITKRGSVPETTVKKGNDYPVGPLVLGFFIFVVIGSSLFQIIRTATSGGMA; encoded by the exons ATGCACGCATGCCGCCGCGCGCGTTTTCTTCTCTATAAAAGCCGCTCTCCTCGTCCCGAATCGCACCACGCCTtaactcctccgccgccgtgtgtcgcccccaccgccgcttctcctcctcctcctcctctctctctccggcgAGATCTCCGGCGGTCGGACCACGCGACGCGGGAGATG ACTACTTCAAGGCGCCTTGCTGACAGGAAGACTGCAAAGTTCCAGAAGAACATTACCAAGAGGGGTTCAGTACCTGAAACTACTGTGAAGAAGGGAAATGACTATCCAGTTGGACCTCTTGTGCTTGGATTCTTCATCTTTGTGGTCATTGGATCAT CTTTGTTTCAGATAATCAGGAcagcgacgagcggcgggatgGCATGA
- the LOC102701593 gene encoding splicing factor U2af large subunit A isoform X1 has product MAEYEEQRHEGNGNGDSAAAVYPAPEGSPPAAANAKPTGFSDSADGGRSQHEAQPLDGRSSKSRERDREREKDKDRERDRDRGRDRRDRDRGVKDRDRDRHRDHRDRSERREHRDRERSDDRDRRWGHDSERRRDRDGHRRHRSRSRSPSKGHDRRSRSRSRSRSKSKRVSGFDQGPSQQAISTLAAGAAPGQLPVVPPVIPGMLPNMFNLTQPQQFTPLVIQPQAMTQQATRHARRVYVGGLPPTANEHTVAVFFNQVMAAIGGNTSGPGDAVLNVYINHDKKFAFVEMRSVEEASNAMSLDGIMFEGAPVKVRRPTDYNPSLAAALGPSQPNPNLKLAAVGLTPGSSGGLEGPDRIFVGGLPYYFTEAQVRELLESFGPLRGFDLVKDRETGNSKGYAFCVYQDLNVTDIACAALNGIKMGDKTLTVRRANQGASQPRPEQESMLLHAQQQVQMQKLMYQVGGGALPTKVVCLTQVVSADELRDDEEYEDIVQDMKEEASRYGNLVKVVIPRPDPSGAPVAGVGRVFLEFADVESSSNAKNGMHGRKFANNQVVAVFYSETKFAEGQHDE; this is encoded by the exons ATGGCGGAGTACGAGGAGCAGCGCCACGAGGGTAACGGGAACGGCGACTCGGCGGCCGCCGTGTACCCTGCGCCCGAGGGgtccccgcccgccgccgccaacgccaAGCCCACCGGCTTCTCCGACAGCGCCGACGGGGGTCGATCTCAG CACGAGGCACAGCCACTCGATGGCAGGTCCTCAAAGTCTAGAGAGAGGGACAGAGAACGTGAGAAGGACAAAGACAGGGAACGAGACAGAGACCGCGGTAGAGACCGGAGGGACCGTGATCGTGGTGTCAAGGACAGGGACCGTGATCGCCACAGGGATCATCGTGATAGAAGTGAAAGAAGGGAGCACCGTGATCGTGAACGTTCTGATGATCGTGATCGACGCTGGGGCCATGATTCTGAAAG GAGAAGAGACCGTGATGGTCACCGCAGGCATCGCTCTCGGTCCCGCTCTCCTTCAAAGGGTCATGACCGTAGATCTAGGTCTCGTTCACGCTCTCGTTCAAAGAG CAAGCGCGTGAGTGGATTTGACCAGGGACCATCACAGCAAGCCATTTCTACACTTGCTGCTGGTGCAGCCCCAG GTCAGTTACCTGTTGTGCCCCCTGTTATTCCTGGGATGCTTCCAAACATGTTCAATTTGACTCAACCCCAG CAGTTCACTCCACTTGTTATTCAACCACAAGCTATGACCCAACAGGCTACTCGACATGCTAGGCGTGTTTATGTTGGTGGACTTCCTCCCACTGCTAATGAGCAT ACTGTTGCTGTATTCTTCAATCAAGTTATGGCTGCTATTGGTGGTAATACATCTGGTCCAGGTGATGCTGTTCTTAATGTCTAcataaaccatgataagaaaTTTGCATTTGTGGAGATGAGGTCTGTAGAGGAAGCAAGCAATGCCATGTCCTTGGATGGTATAATGTTTGAGGGAGCACCTGTGAAGGTTAGAAGGCCAACAGACTATAATCCTTCCCTAGCAGCTGCATTGGGCCCAAGCCAGCCAAACCCTAACCTCAAGCTTGCTGCTGTTGGCTTAACCCCTGGCTCATCTGGAGGTTTAGAGGGTCCTGACCGCATTTTTGTGGGCGGGCTCCCCTATTACTTCACAGAAGCTCAAGTTAGGGAATTGCTTGAATCCTTTGGACCACTGCGCGGTTTTGATCTTGTAAAGGACAGAGAAACTGGTAACTCGAAGGGTTATGCCTTCTGTGTATACCAGGATCTCAATGTCACGGACATTGCCTGTGCTGCTCTTAATGGTATCAAGATGGGAGACAAGACCCTCACTGTTAGACGAGCAAACCAAGGTGCTTCTCAACCTAGGCCAGAGCAAGAGAGCATGCTACTACATGCACAGCAACAGGTCCAAATGCAG AAACTCATGTACCAAGTTGGAGGAGGAGCCCTACCTACAAAGGTTGTATGCCTTACTCAAGTGGTTTCAGCAGATGAACTGAGGGATGATGAGGAATATGAGGACATTGTGCAAGACATGAAGGAAGAAGCGTCCAGATATG GTAACTTGGTGAAAGTTGTGATCCCGCGACCTGATCCCAGTGGTGCTCCTGTTGCTGGAGTTGGCAGG GTGTTTTTGGAATTTGCAGATGTAGAGAGCTCGTCCAACGCGAAGAACGGGATGCACGGGAGGAAGTTTGCCAACAACCAGGTGGTGGCTGTGTTCTACTCCGAGACCAAGTTTGCTGAAGGGCAACATGATGAATGA